GAGATCGAGCGGAGACTGTTCGGCACGATCCACCGACGCGCAGAAGAAGATCAGCTTGGACTGTATCGGAGCGTTTATGCCGCGCGCGCCACGCGGGTGGAGATACTCGAGCAAGCCCAGGATGGTGGGGCGGTTACTGCCCTGCTCGCGTACGCGCTGGAGACCGGCTTACTCGATTGTGCTGTAATTACCACTTCGGACGAGCAGTGGAGACCGAAGACCGAGGTAGCGCGAACCGCTGAGGAGTTACTCGAGGGCGCGGGTACGAAATACACGCTCTATCCGAGCGTCACGGGCGTACGAGACGCTCTGACGGCGGGCTGTGAGAAGATCGGGTTTGTGGGCTTGCCCTGCCAGATCCAGGGCTTGCGAAAAGTGCAGACCGCACATCAGCCCTATGATCTCGGAATCGAGAAGGTGAAATTGCTGATCGGTCTCTTCTGCATGGAGAACTTCACGCCTGAGCTCCTGGATTACGTAGCGGAGAAGAGTCGCGGCGGCTCGTTGAGCGGGATATGCAAGTTCGAAATACGCGGCAAAGACTTGTTCCTCTTTGAAGAGAGCCGGCAGGGAATCCCGTTAAGTGAGATCAAAGACTTCATCGGGGACGGCTGCCTGGTCTGCATGGATTATACTGCCGAACTTGCGGATCTCTCTGTAGGATCGGTCGGTTCCGAGGAGGGCTGGTCCACGATCTTCGTACGTACGGAGCTGGGTGAAACGCTGCTCAAAGGTGCTCTGGAAAGTGGCTATCTTGAAGCCACCAGGATAGCGCGCAACGAGCTGGACTCGATACGGAAGCTGGCGAAGCGGAAGAAGGAGAGCAACGCCCAGAGACAGCGGTGACGGTGGCCTTGAGACCAGCGATGCCGAACGAGATAGACCGCATGTAAGCGATGCTTGAGATGACGAAGAGAAGCTCGAAGACGAGGCGAACTCTATTAACAACCGTTGCCATCATCGTGCTGTTCGTGATCGCCTTGCCGCCCGGCATCGCCACGGAGATCGACTACGTATCCCCGAACGGCGAGCAGGGCCGTGAGGTATTGGCACTCCAGTACCGGGTCTATGAGCAGGGCTATAATTACACGGTGGCCGAGAACGCGATAACGCGACTCAGACCCGAGGAGCAGGCGGCGCTCTGCAGCTACCGCCAGCTCGAGCCGCCGACCGAGCCACTTCCTGCGCATATCAGCTTCCGGCCCGCGGAAGAGCGTGACCGAACCGAGCTGCAAGCGGAATCGCCGGTCGAGTCGCTGCCTGCCTCGTACGATGCTATGGCGCTCGGCCACGTGACACCCGTCAAGGAGCAGGGCGGCTGTGGCAGTTGCTGGATCTTCGCGGCGACCGCGGATCTCGAATCGGATATCTTGCGGTGCGAGGGTCTGGCATTCGACTTCTCGGAACAGGAGGTGGGGGACTGCAACATCTGGTCGAGCAGCGGCGGCTACGATTTCTGTGAAGGGGGCATTGGACTGATGACGGCGAACTATTACACGAAACGGGGTGGCGCAGCCGAGACCTGTCATCCGTACGCCGAATCGTTGGAAACCTGCCGCGATTGCCCGGTCATCAGAACCGTGGATAACTGGCGCACCATTACGGAGCATCACGGCGAGCAGCAGGTAGACCTGATTAAGAACGCGATCCTGCGGTATGGTCCGGTATCAGCCACGATGTACGCAAGTGATGCGGGTCTCAGGGGGTACAACAGCGGCGTGTACGAATACTGGGGTCCGGAACAGCCGAATCACGCGGTCCTGATCATTGGCTGGAACGACTCGCTCCCGCATACCCGGGGCACGGGAGCGTGGCTGATCAAGAATTCATGGGGCACGACCTGGGGCGCCCTGGGGCCCTATCCTGGATGTGCCTGGGTCGCCTTTGGCTCCGCGAATCTCGGTGACGATGCCAGCGCGTTCGTCAGTTATGGAGCGGGTACCGATAAGCTCTTCTACCACGACGAGTGCGGCTGGATGGGGTACGTGATGGGCTGTGGCGAGCTGACCGCGTACGGTGCCGTTCGGTTCACCACCGTGCAGGCGCTTACGCTATCTGCCGTGGACTTCTGGGCGATCGACACGAACATGGATTACGAGATACGGGTATACGGTACCGTTACCGCTCATCCAGGATTTTACACCTTCAGCGACCAGCTTGGGACGACCCGGACGGGAACTACGACTGAATGGGGCTATTATTCGATACCGCTCGATACGCCCGTGCCGTTGGATGCCGGCGACGACGTCATCATCCAGATCACGTTCACCACGGGGAGATACGGGTACCCCATACCGATCGACTTTTATAACGAGTCCTGGCTGCCGCCGTGGACAGAAGTGGCAAGCTTCTCGGGCGAGAGTTACTGGAGCTGTGATGGTACAAAGTACACGAAACCGTATAATCCGTATTCCGGCG
The nucleotide sequence above comes from Methanomicrobia archaeon. Encoded proteins:
- a CDS encoding coenzyme F420 hydrogenase; protein product: MAREAAPDAGAAKKFVRLPTFLERGFLTLSHEVTAKRICCLCGTCAAFCDKIDIGKSVDGKQEPIFVDDYDSVCGLCYTFCPRTFLPQDEIERRLFGTIHRRAEEDQLGLYRSVYAARATRVEILEQAQDGGAVTALLAYALETGLLDCAVITTSDEQWRPKTEVARTAEELLEGAGTKYTLYPSVTGVRDALTAGCEKIGFVGLPCQIQGLRKVQTAHQPYDLGIEKVKLLIGLFCMENFTPELLDYVAEKSRGGSLSGICKFEIRGKDLFLFEESRQGIPLSEIKDFIGDGCLVCMDYTAELADLSVGSVGSEEGWSTIFVRTELGETLLKGALESGYLEATRIARNELDSIRKLAKRKKESNAQRQR